The following nucleotide sequence is from Bacteroidota bacterium.
TTGCGATCATCACCCCTGCGCTGATTACCGGAGGACTTGCTGAACGTGTCCGTTTCAGTTCTCTTTTGTTGTTTATCTGCCTGTTTTCATTATTCATTTATGCACCCTTGGCTCATTGGACCTGGCATCCTGATGGTTTTTTAAGAAAGTGGGGAGTGCTTGATTTTGCTGGCGGAACCGTAGTACATATATCTGCAGGTTTTGCAGCTCTTTCCGGGGCAATGATGTTAGGCAAAAGGGCTCATATTGAAAAGCATCAGATACCGACTAATATCCCTTATGTTTTATTGGGCACCGGAATGTTGTGGTTCGGATGGTTTGGTTTTAACGCAGGTTCGGCTTTAGGTGCCAATGAATTGGCTACCACGGCCTTTGTAAACACGAATCTTTCTTCTGCTACAGCCATGGTTACCTGGTTGTTTTTAGACAGCCTCAGCGGTAAAAAACGTTCGGCTGTTGGTGCTGCTGTAGGTGCTGTTGTAGGATTGGTCGCAATTACCCCTGCTGCAGGTTACGTTGATGTGGGGCACAGTATTTTTATCGGTTTCTTCTCCTCCATTATTAGCAATATGGCTGTGAGGTTCAAATCAAAAACAAATATTGATGATACTCTTGATGTTTTCCCTTGTCATGGATTAGGGGGAATTGTGGGAATGATTCTGACCGGAGTTTTTGCAAAAGGTTCAGGATTAATTTATGGAAGTACTTCTTTGTTTTTACACCATTTATTAGCACTTTTAATTGTAAGCATATTTACTTTCGGAGGATCCTATCTTTTATATATGATTACTAATTTTATTGTTCCTTTACGGGTTACTCCGGAACAGGAAGAAAAAGGACTTGACATTACCCAGCATGGAGAAGAAGCCACCGACTGGAGAGTTAGAATGAAAAGCCTATGATTTAATTAATTGATATTTTTAACAGGCCCCGGATTTAAGTCAATTCGGGGCTTTTTGTTTATTGTTGGAGATAATCCGATTATATTTTTCCCCTTAAATAACTTTGGCAAGAGTTTTGCATAAGTATTTTTGTATGGTTCAACAATAAATTCTTAAGATCATGAAAACAAGATTATGCGTCTTAATTATGCTGTTAATGTCTTTAACGGCATTTCCTCAGAGGAGATCTCAAGACAACAGACAAGACAATAGACAAGATAATAAAGAATCAAGGCAACAGAATGCAACACCGGCAGGAAGAAGAGTTAGTTCAGGGGATAATGCCCAGAGAAAAGGAGAAACTTTCTCTTCCGAAAAGAAATCAGCTACCTTCAGCAATGATAATTACAGAAGCAGTTCAAACCGTGATTATTCTCAACCCGATCGGGGCAATCAGGGAAATAATCAGAACAGGGAACAAAACTGGGGCCAATATAAGAAGGAACAGAGAAACCGGGGTAATGAAAATGTCTATACAAACCCGGGCCATCAGGGGCAATACAGAACAGTACCTGCTCAAAGTTATTCGTCCCGGGGGCATCGATATGACAATACCCAAAGGTACAATCCTCCTCAACCCAACTACGGGAGATCAGGAAGGACCAATATCTATGTGAACAGTTATCCCCGTCATCAGGAAATTATCCATCATTATTCCGGAAATCCTCTTAGCCTGGAAATAAGAAGAAGCAGATATCCTTATCGTGCACCGGTTCGTCTTGATATTATCTGGGATATCCACATGTTTAATAATTTCAGAATCTGGTATCCCGATTTTCATCGCTGGCATTATGATTATGGTTATCGTATCCCTTCTGTTTCGGCATACGAGGCAGCAGAATATGATGGAGAAGTGGTAAGGGTATACGGAAGGGTTTATGAAGCTTATTATTCTGATTCTGATAATTTATTGTTCCTCTATTTCGGCGGTTTCTATCCCTATCAGGATTTCACTATTGTTATTCCGGGAGACGAAGCTTTCAGATATGGAGGGGATCCTGTACGCTTTTTCGAGCATCAACATGTAGCTGCTACCGGACTGATTGACTTTTATAATAATAAACCGGAAATGTGGCTTAAGCAAAGGCAACAGATTGAAGTTTATTAATATTAAGTCTTTCGCGACTTGAAAGATATGAAGAGGGTGGCTGATATTTTTTGGACACCCTTTTCTTATTCTTCATTTTTAGTTATTTAGGCTGTTTGTTCGTATAGCTAAACATCCAGCGAATACCAAATCTGTCCAGACAGGTACCCCAATATGCTCCCCAGAACATATCTTGCAGCGGTGCTTTTTGTGTTGAACCTTCAGACAATTCCTTAAAAAGCCTGTCCGTTTCTTCTCTGCTGTCCGGCTCAAGAACTATAGTGGTGTTGTTCCCTATCTTAAGCTCATGTCCCATGCTTTCTAACATGTCCGACCCCATAATAACGGTACCTCCTAAAATAGGCAAAGCCATATTCAATA
It contains:
- a CDS encoding ammonium transporter; this encodes MILALIAICGIFLPGRHVTAPVAGAINTGDVAWMLTSSALVLLMTPGLAFFYGGMVRYKNLVSTLLQNFIALGVVSVLWILVGFSIAFGDDLGGVVGNPLTYFMFKNVGAAPNSVFAATIPFALFAMFQLKFAIITPALITGGLAERVRFSSLLLFICLFSLFIYAPLAHWTWHPDGFLRKWGVLDFAGGTVVHISAGFAALSGAMMLGKRAHIEKHQIPTNIPYVLLGTGMLWFGWFGFNAGSALGANELATTAFVNTNLSSATAMVTWLFLDSLSGKKRSAVGAAVGAVVGLVAITPAAGYVDVGHSIFIGFFSSIISNMAVRFKSKTNIDDTLDVFPCHGLGGIVGMILTGVFAKGSGLIYGSTSLFLHHLLALLIVSIFTFGGSYLLYMITNFIVPLRVTPEQEEKGLDITQHGEEATDWRVRMKSL